In Thermococcus chitonophagus, the genomic stretch TAGTCAAGGCCGTACTTCGGGATTAGAAGTTTCCTGGCAAGGGTCAAACCGTTTGAGTGAATTCCAGAGCTTGAAATGCCAATCACAACATCCCCAGGTTTTATCTTCTCTCCCGTTATTACCTTGTCCTTTTCAACTATTCCGATAGCGGTCCCTGCCAGGTCATAGCCGCTGATTAAGTCGGGCATTACAGCGGTTTCCCCTCCCACTATCGCTATTCCGGCCTCCTCGGCTCCCCTGTATAAACCCTTAGCCACCTGCTCGAACACCTCATCATTGGGCTCTCTTATTGCGAAGTAGTCTACTAACGCTACAGGCTCCGCACCAACGCAGATTATATCGTTGACGTTCATGGCTATCATGTCTATTCCTATTGTATCAAACTTCCCAACAGCTTCGGCAACTAGAACTTTAGTTCCGACACCATCTGTGGTCATCGCTAAGTAAAAGCTACCGAAGTCCAGCAACGCCGCGTAGTGTCCTATCTCTCCCGGCTCCCCCACTTTTCCCTGCCTAAACTCAAATGTTCTCCTTGCTGCATCTATTATATGCCTAAGTGCTCTAGATGTTTTTTCTTCATCGACTCCGGCTTGAGCATAGGTCAGCATTCTACCACCGGTGATAGCTTCGCAAGAACTTTTAAAAATTTATGTTGATTTTAACCCAACAAATTTGATTATTTTAACAAGTATATGGCAATCTTGCCAATTAGATACTCCCAAATTAGCTCGGAGGTTCCGTGCTTGTTTCCGTTTTGTACCATTAGTCCTGTAAGTTTTTTAGTTAGCTTTGTATAATGCTTGTGTTTGGTAGCCTAAGTTTCCATTAACGATAGTGCAATGTGTCTCTAGGCAATGGGGAATTCGCTACCGTGAGGGGCTCAAGTATCGCCGTGATAACCGCCTGCATCACAAAGATACAGGACGAGAGAATGGCATCTATAGATACTAAAATGAGTACATCGTCTTTCCTCCAAGAATCCTTGTTAAACATCTTTCTACTGTACTTTCTATCACATCTGCTGATCAAAATTCAGCTCTGTACTTCCCTGGTCAATCCCCTGAAGTCCCCTAAATCCCACACCAACCACCCATCCTCTTGTAGCTTCTCCTTTCCCTTTACCTCCTTGGTAATTAAGCCGTAAAACCTCTCCCATTCCTCCATCTCAATAAGTTCGCTCTTTCTCCTTAAGTCTCTTAATATTCCCCTAGCTTCCTTTTTATTCAAGTCCTTCCACTTTACTTCAACGAATAAAACCTTCTTCTCACGCTCGTTTATCGCCACTATATCGATTTCTTCTCCCCTATACCACCACCTTCCAATCCTCGTAAACTTAAAGGGAAGCTCTCCCACTAAGTTAAGCCTAATTAAGAATTGTTTGGCTATTTTCTCGAACACCTGACCTAGATAGTCGTTGAATTCGGCTTTTACCTCTTCAACAACATCTAACCCCATCTCAATCTCACTTTTTAACGGATAAACAAAGCGGAACCAGAAGGCAAAGAGATTATCGTTAATTTTGTAGAGGGCCCTCCCCCTCCCAATAACGGGCTTTTCTTCAGTTATGTAGCCCATTTCGCTCAGCACGTTTAGGTATTTTGCGAGAGATTTAGTGTCTATCTTAGCTTTATCCGCAATCTGACCAAACCTTGTATAACCTGTGGCTATTGCCCTGAGGATTGAGAAGTACCTAGAGACATCCCTCAGCTCCTGCTTGAGAAGGTACTTTGGCTCATCATAATATTTAGCCCCCTTCGAGAGCAATAGCTCCCTGAGATTGTCCCAAAAGCTGAGTTCTGGGCTGTAGTCGGCCAAATATTGTGGGACCCCGCCGAAGACTGAGTATATATGCACCGCGGTTTCGGCATCAACCCTGTGGAATTTCCAGGCGTTGAAGAAGTCCATCTCCTTAACCTTCCATGCTCC encodes the following:
- the purM gene encoding phosphoribosylformylglycinamidine cyclo-ligase; this translates as MLTYAQAGVDEEKTSRALRHIIDAARRTFEFRQGKVGEPGEIGHYAALLDFGSFYLAMTTDGVGTKVLVAEAVGKFDTIGIDMIAMNVNDIICVGAEPVALVDYFAIREPNDEVFEQVAKGLYRGAEEAGIAIVGGETAVMPDLISGYDLAGTAIGIVEKDKVITGEKIKPGDVVIGISSSGIHSNGLTLARKLLIPKYGLDYEYEGRKLWEWLLEPTRIYVKPVLELLKSVKVHGLAHITGGGLLNLKRITKYGFEVEMPSITGIFKLIHENGVPLEEMFRVFNMGVGFIVVVPHEEKEEALEVLNRYYESWELGAVTEDGRIVVKNYGIAF
- a CDS encoding ATP-binding protein codes for the protein MILVSMFIDREEELEFLRRRWSSEKPELIIIYGRRRIGKTYLLQRFLSEVGGVYLLAEESETVLEDFSERLAGYFDDPLLRENPLRSWGAFFTYLAGKSSKRLVVAIDEVQYIAKSQKDFLSVLQKYWDLHLSKTKIMLILCGSLVSFMEGILSARSPIYGRRTGAWKVKEMDFFNAWKFHRVDAETAVHIYSVFGGVPQYLADYSPELSFWDNLRELLLSKGAKYYDEPKYLLKQELRDVSRYFSILRAIATGYTRFGQIADKAKIDTKSLAKYLNVLSEMGYITEEKPVIGRGRALYKINDNLFAFWFRFVYPLKSEIEMGLDVVEEVKAEFNDYLGQVFEKIAKQFLIRLNLVGELPFKFTRIGRWWYRGEEIDIVAINEREKKVLFVEVKWKDLNKKEARGILRDLRRKSELIEMEEWERFYGLITKEVKGKEKLQEDGWLVWDLGDFRGLTREVQS